The proteins below come from a single Plasmodium sp. gorilla clade G2 genome assembly, chromosome: 13 genomic window:
- a CDS encoding nicotinate mononucleotide adenylyltransferase has protein sequence MHKNICIYGGSFDPITYAHEMVLDKISNLNWIHEIWVVICRCRNDKSLTEFHHRHNMFTIIINNSSKIIKSKIFLKDLESHSEMTPTYHLLKTQKELHPNYNFYFGLGSDLLCDIFSWDEGEKLVLENSFIIIERGHFKIDENLLKKFPKYYLINIPKLSFINFISSSEARKFLTKENDINDIKKYIHPLTIDYILKYKLYDFN, from the coding sequence ATGCATaagaatatatgtatatatggaGGGTCCTTTGATCCAATTACATATGCTCACGAAATGGTTCTTGATAAAATTAGTAATTTAAACTGGATTCATGAAATATGGGTAGTTATATGTAGATGTAGAAATGATAAAAGCTTAACAGAATTTCATCACAGACATAACATGTTtactataataataaataactcatctaaaataataaaaagcaaaatatttttaaaagatctTGAATCTCATAGTGAAATGACTCCAActtatcatttattaaaaactCAAAAAGAATTACATCCTAATTACAATTTTTACTTTGGTCTTGGATCAGATTTATTATGTGATATATTTTCATGGGATGAAGGTGAAAAACTAGTGTTAGaaaattcatttataattattgaaAGAGGTCACTTTAAAATAGATGAAAATCTATTAAAGAAATTtccaaaatattatttaattaacaTACCCaaattatcttttattaattttatttcatcaagTGAAGCTAGGAAATTTTTAACcaaagaaaatgatataaacgatataaaaaaatatattcatccCCTTACTATTGATTATATTCTAAAGTATAAGTTATATGATTTTAATTAG
- a CDS encoding regulator of nonsense transcripts 3B, putative, with protein MSTSKRPYKILLRKVDSKEDNKKDTNETKKKEEESKHYEDKNHRKYDIKHYEENEKTIKSKMYYNSRNKYYDKYSTSYFRYDEKSHKQYSSEKKKDVLVPLLEQASINVKKKKIIIRKLPPTLTEENFFDSFSNNIKDELDYYYFVNGSVSKDSPNDIIYSRMYLSFKDDMKTDEFIKTQNGKFFYDLNGVKYKSLVSLAPNQTLIKKNKPDSRNNTLESDEYFLKCCEEMNNPVQRIKKDIDYSELINVQTENGAILSPIVIELRSKKKK; from the coding sequence atgtccaCAAGTAAAAGaccatataaaatattattaagaaaAGTTGATTCTAAAGAAGACAATAAAAAAGACACTAATGAAACgaagaaaaaagaagaagaatcTAAACATTATGAAGATAAGAATCATAGAAAATATGATATCAAAcattatgaagaaaatgaaaaaacgataaaaagtaaaatgtattataattCAAGGAATAAGtattatgataaatattcTACGTCGTATTTTAGGTATGATGAAAAATCACATAAACAATATTcatcagaaaaaaaaaaagatgtatTAGTACCTTTATTAGAACAAGCAAGTataaatgttaaaaaaaaaaaaatcattataAGAAAATTACCTCCAACATTAACTGAAGAAAACTTTTTTGATTcattttcaaataatataaaagatgaattagattattattattttgtaaatggAAGTGTATCAAAAGATTCTCCCAATGATATAATCTATTCACGTATgtatttatcttttaaagATGATATGAAAACAGATGAGTTTATAAAAACTCAAAAtggaaaatttttttatgatttaaatggagtaaaatataaatctcTTGTATCACTAGCACCAAATCAaacattaataaaaaaaaataaacctGATAGTAGAAATAACACATTAGAATCAGATGAAtactttttaaaatgttGTGAAGAAATGAATAATCCTGTTCAACGAATTAAAAAGGACATAGATTATTCTGAACTTATTAATGTACAGACCGAAAATGGTGCTATATTATCACCTATTGTTATAGAATTAAGaagtaagaaaaaaaaataa
- a CDS encoding ribose-phosphate pyrophosphokinase, putative — MIYKFYNCSRKLYEHTEKLKYFITKNQLVNTYQNKFQKSIYFVYKNGNNGGFNENTVFLNNDNKHYNDRKSSFRMHSIVFANVLGLAVHAKKDEDYENINFINNELLTDSTVNINENVIKKNEFSFIGKNKLFGNSNDNNTKQTDNALKGNNKNGSKNDKYEYYQELSEYSNMQIFSSNSHHELANEICSNLGIGLGRAYVGKFSDGEIALQIMDEVRGRDIYIIHSTPAGGKDVHSRLMELFLFISTLRRSSAKKVTAVIPYLNYSRQTKHLDDHNYVHSLGAPEIAILLQACGVDSIISVDLHNARIEGFSTGKKFQPPLMNINPQSLAVEYFKKKKLRSPVVVSIDNEGAERTKEFWIRMNKNSMNAGFTTLVSSNYNEINSREGYPVNDSYELNDFKNNNMNLYNQDNKKNNTNALNNSKIVDKKENDMFDKEKFTIVGDIKGCDCILVDDIIDTGEKSQKVAAILKNAGARKIYLYATHAILSDGCIEKINNSCIDEVVTTNTIHIPSNICCEKLHILSVAKLVAEGIKRAHNEQSLNALEDFSDGQIEMKV; from the coding sequence atgatttacAAATTTTACAATTGCTCAAGGAAGTTGTATGAGCACACAgagaaattaaaatattttataacaaaaaatcaATTAGTAAATACATATCAAAATAAGTTTCAGAAAAGTATCTATTTTGTTTACAAAAATGGAAATAATGGGGGTTTTAATGAAAATActgtatttttaaataacgaTAATAAACATTATAATGATAGAAAAAGTAGCTTTAGAATGCACTCCATTGTGTTTGCAAACGTGTTAGGTTTAGCAGTTCATGCAAAGAAAGATGAAGATTacgaaaatataaattttataaataatgagcTATTAACTGATTCAactgtaaatataaatgaaaatgtaataaaaaaaaatgaatttagTTTTAtaggtaaaaataaattattcggtaattcaaatgataataataccaAACAAACAGATAATGCCttaaaaggaaataataagaatggttcaaaaaatgataaatatgaatattatcaAGAATTAAGTGAATATAGCAATATGCAAATATTTTCTAGTAATAGTCACCATGAATTGGCAAATGAAATATGTTCCAATTTAGGTATAGGTTTAGGTAGAGCGTATGTTGGAAAATTTAGTGATGGAGAAATAGCTCTTCAAATAATGGACGAGGTTAGAGGAAGagacatttatataattcattcaACTCCAGCAGGAGGAAAAGATGTCCACTCGCGTTTAAtggaattatttttatttatatcaaccTTAAGAAGATCATCTGCCAAAAAGGTAACAGCAGTTATACCATATTTAAATTACTCAAGACAAACCAAACATTTAGATGACCATAATTATGTTCATTCCCTAGGAGCCCCAGAAATAGCTATTTTGTTACAAGCTTGCGGTGTTGATTCAATAATTTCTGTTGATTTACACAATGCAAGGATTGAAGGGTTTTCTACAGGAAAAAAATTTCAACCTCCACTTATGAACATTAATCCTCAATCATTGGCTgttgaatattttaaaaaaaaaaaacttcgAAGTCCAGTCGTTGTATCTATTGACAACGAAGGTGCTGAAAGAACAAAAGAATTCTGGATTCGAATGAATAAGAACTCCATGAATGCAGGTTTTACTACTCTTGTTTCGagtaattataatgaaattaATAGTAGAGAAGGTTATCCAGTTAATGATTCATACGAATTAAATGatttcaaaaataataatatgaatttatataatcaggataacaaaaaaaataatactaatGCTTTAAATAATTCTAAAATTGtagataaaaaagaaaatgatatgtttgataaagaaaaatttacCATAGTTGGAGATATTAAGGGATGTGATTGTATTTTAGTAGATGATATTATTGATACAGGAGAAAAATCTCAAAAAGTTGCTgctattttaaaaaatgcaGGAGCtcgtaaaatatatttatatgccaCTCATGCCATATTATCTGATGGTTGcattgaaaaaattaataattcatGTATAGATGAAGTTGTAACTACAAATACTATACACATTCCAAGTAATATATGTTGTGAAAAATTGCATATTTTGTCAGTTGCAAAATTAGTAGCTGAAGGAATTAAAAGAGCTCATAATGAACAATCACTAAATGCATTAGAAGATTTTTCTGATGGACAAATAGAAATGAAAGTAtag